Proteins from one Sarcophilus harrisii chromosome 2, mSarHar1.11, whole genome shotgun sequence genomic window:
- the C2H8orf58 gene encoding uncharacterized protein C8orf58 homolog isoform X2, with protein sequence MLGRRRVFTLQPLGRQDGGCQELLGGCVVLGVKSIYLRVHDMPRVPSADPQEGDHSRRDSREQASRDSGVEMAGEESSPISSPDFALDSSSLELGGGPTLAPVTTESLPDLDRFLASQKLEQVVARSCRSRSSSTLAPKRWQRSKQRPGVSPEVTGVQGGTEAAVSSQCGPEESQAVGSESDAWACLPGQGLRYLEHLCLMLERMATLQQLHLQLQEQCQQLPSGMEETNESSVLAPFHPRSFSVLGSQEFQSLMEKTVEESALPRWSEVHSVSAPNLLEGPEGTAHTVPSYQGHRNTLSHWDKVKALLNRMRWRSPRASESSLAQDPSVPRDSKELPEGPLHYLPRKTFLPSLVSKKHRAKNFSVC encoded by the exons ATGCTGGGGAGGCGGCGGGTCTTCACCCTCCAGCCTCTGGGCCGCCAGG atggTGGTTGTCAGGAGCTTCTGGGTGGCTGTGTGGTGCTTGGTGTTAAGAGCATCTATCTTCGGGTTCATGACATGCCCAGGGTACCCTCAGCTGATCCCCAGGAGGGTGATCACTCCAGGAGAGACTCCAGGGAACAGGCTTCAAGGGATTCTGGGGTGGAAATGGCGGGGGAGGAGAGTTCCCCCATCAGCTCCCCTGACTTTGCCCTGGACTCTTCAAGCTTGGAGCTGGGTGGGGGGCCCACGTTGGCCCCTGTCACCACGGAATCCCTTCCGGACCTAGATCGGTTCCTGGCCAGTCAAAAACTAGAGCAGGTGGTGGCGAGGTCCTGCCGGTCTCGATCTTCATCTACTCTAGCTCCCAAGCGCTGGCAGAGGAGCAAGCAGAGACCTGGAGTGTCCCCAGAAGTAACTGGAGTTCAGGGTGGCACCGAGGCAGCAGTCAGCTCACAGTGCGGCCCAGAAGAATCTCAG GCGGTGGGCTCCGAGTCTGATGCCTGGGCTTGCCTCCCGGGGCAGGGGTTGAGATACCTGGAGCACCTGTGCTTGATGCTGGAGAGAATGGCTACGCTCCAACAGCTTCATCTGCAGCTCCAAGAGCAGTGCCAGCAGCTGCCAAGC GGCATGGAAGAGACGAATGAAAGCTCAGTCCTTGCTCCTTTTCATCCTCGATCCTTTTCTGTGTTGGGATCTCAAGAATTTCAGAGTCTTATGGAGAAGACAG TGGAAGAGTCAGCTCTGCCTCGATGGTCAGAGGTGCATAGTGTGAGTGCACCAAATTTGTTAGAGGGACCAGAGGGGACTGCCCACACAGTCCCATCCTACCAAGGGCACAGG AATACCCTCTCTCATTGGGACAAAGTCAAAGCTTTACTCAACAGGATGAGATGGAGGAGCCCTCGTGCTTCTGAATCTTCCCTTGCTCAAGATCCCTCCGTCCCCAG AGATTCCAAGGAACTGCCAGAAGGTCCCCTGCACTACCTGCCACGGAAGACCTTTTTGCCAAGTTTGGTGTCAAAGAAACACAGAGCCAAGAACTTCTCAGTTTGTTGA
- the C2H8orf58 gene encoding uncharacterized protein C8orf58 homolog isoform X1, with protein MLGRRRVFTLQPLGRQDGGCQELLGGCVVLGVKSIYLRVHDMPRVPSADPQEGDHSRRDSREQASRDSGVEMAGEESSPISSPDFALDSSSLELGGGPTLAPVTTESLPDLDRFLASQKLEQVVARSCRSRSSSTLAPKRWQRSKQRPGVSPEVTGVQGGTEAAVSSQCGPEESQAVGSESDAWACLPGQGLRYLEHLCLMLERMATLQQLHLQLQEQCQQLPSGMEETNESSVLAPFHPRSFSVLGSQEFQSLMEKTVEESALPRWSEVHSVSAPNLLEGPEGTAHTVPSYQGHRNTLSHWDKVKALLNRMRWRSPRASESSLAQDPSVPRRDSKELPEGPLHYLPRKTFLPSLVSKKHRAKNFSVC; from the exons ATGCTGGGGAGGCGGCGGGTCTTCACCCTCCAGCCTCTGGGCCGCCAGG atggTGGTTGTCAGGAGCTTCTGGGTGGCTGTGTGGTGCTTGGTGTTAAGAGCATCTATCTTCGGGTTCATGACATGCCCAGGGTACCCTCAGCTGATCCCCAGGAGGGTGATCACTCCAGGAGAGACTCCAGGGAACAGGCTTCAAGGGATTCTGGGGTGGAAATGGCGGGGGAGGAGAGTTCCCCCATCAGCTCCCCTGACTTTGCCCTGGACTCTTCAAGCTTGGAGCTGGGTGGGGGGCCCACGTTGGCCCCTGTCACCACGGAATCCCTTCCGGACCTAGATCGGTTCCTGGCCAGTCAAAAACTAGAGCAGGTGGTGGCGAGGTCCTGCCGGTCTCGATCTTCATCTACTCTAGCTCCCAAGCGCTGGCAGAGGAGCAAGCAGAGACCTGGAGTGTCCCCAGAAGTAACTGGAGTTCAGGGTGGCACCGAGGCAGCAGTCAGCTCACAGTGCGGCCCAGAAGAATCTCAG GCGGTGGGCTCCGAGTCTGATGCCTGGGCTTGCCTCCCGGGGCAGGGGTTGAGATACCTGGAGCACCTGTGCTTGATGCTGGAGAGAATGGCTACGCTCCAACAGCTTCATCTGCAGCTCCAAGAGCAGTGCCAGCAGCTGCCAAGC GGCATGGAAGAGACGAATGAAAGCTCAGTCCTTGCTCCTTTTCATCCTCGATCCTTTTCTGTGTTGGGATCTCAAGAATTTCAGAGTCTTATGGAGAAGACAG TGGAAGAGTCAGCTCTGCCTCGATGGTCAGAGGTGCATAGTGTGAGTGCACCAAATTTGTTAGAGGGACCAGAGGGGACTGCCCACACAGTCCCATCCTACCAAGGGCACAGG AATACCCTCTCTCATTGGGACAAAGTCAAAGCTTTACTCAACAGGATGAGATGGAGGAGCCCTCGTGCTTCTGAATCTTCCCTTGCTCAAGATCCCTCCGTCCCCAG aAGAGATTCCAAGGAACTGCCAGAAGGTCCCCTGCACTACCTGCCACGGAAGACCTTTTTGCCAAGTTTGGTGTCAAAGAAACACAGAGCCAAGAACTTCTCAGTTTGTTGA